From the Amblyraja radiata isolate CabotCenter1 chromosome 14, sAmbRad1.1.pri, whole genome shotgun sequence genome, one window contains:
- the ccdc122 gene encoding coiled-coil domain-containing protein 122, whose amino-acid sequence MAVQNTQLSLSEIVKEVAQQQQQQTIEAEKNKNILGHLQAKLFEIEKENKAVLQELRASENQSYHLQNESENLRQSCADLEAQLWSLHASKLQLKFAIQEEEQKYHKLLAEYDKYHKKMLAHKEMTSQLENRTPIMMQLEEKILMVKDLKAKKEELTTDFMNLEGNTIKQVQGEITDLEAKLSEIKAAINEKSVQLKEEHEHHIHLKKEIEVQNKRCEAILKRLVCQLNKIQSNKRQLTWDIQQMEKNAAHLRSCLGITEENL is encoded by the exons ATGGCTGTCCAAAACACACAACTTTCTCTTTCAGAGATAGTTAAAGAAGTAGCacaacaacagcaacaacaaaCAATTGAAGCTGAAAAAAATAAGAACATTCTTGGTCACTTGCAG GCAAAATTGTTTGAAATAGAGAAAGAAAATAAAGCTGTTCTTCAGGAATTGAGAGCATCCGAGAATCAATCATACCATTTACAGAATGAATCAGAAAATCTGCGACAAAGTTGCGCTGATCTGGAAGCTCAACTTTGGAGTCTTCATGCAAGCAAGTTGCAACTAAAATTTGCAATACAAGAAGAAGAACAAAAATATCATAAGTTGTTGGCTGAATatgataaatatcataaaaaaatGTTGGCACACAAAGAAATGACTAGTCAGCTGGAAAATAGAACTCCAATCATGATGCAGCTGGAAGAAAAAATACTGATGGTCAAAGATTTAAAAGCAAAGAAAGAAGAACTAACGACAGATTTTATGAATCTTGAAGGGAATACAATAAAACAAGTGCAG GGAGAAATTACAGATTTGGAAGCTAAACTGTCAGAAATAAAAGCTGCGATTAATGAAAAATCAGTTCAATTAAAGGAGGAACACGAGCATCATATTCATCTGAAGAAAGAAATAGAG GTACAAAACAAAAGATGTGAAGCCATACTTAAGCGTTTGGTTTGTCAATTGAATAAAATTCAGTCCAACAAACGTCAGTTGACTTGGGACATTCAACAGATGGAAAAAAATGCAGCACACCTGAGAAGTTGTCTCGGAATAACAGAGGAAAACTTGTAA